The genomic interval ATCAACAGTATGAAGGAACTGTCTAATAGgcattagtgttttttttttcatacagtTATCTTGTATAAGCTCTCTGGATACCACTTCCATAGCTACTTCCCATGTGATCTTTTCACAAATACTCTAACATGCCTGTCATCCTTTTGCAGTCCTTTTTAGTTTGGCAGCTTATCTTATCTGTCCTCATTTTGGGAAGGAAATACAGAGcaaatcaaatatttggatGCCTGCTCGTCACAGCGGGGGTAATTCTAGCTGTGGCAAGGTGTGTACTGGATCAGTTAGCATGCtagttttttctatatttttcggTACTTCATAACTGTGCAGTTAATAGCAGGGAATTGAAAGGGGTAAATTTTGTTACAGGACATTTGTATTTACATGTCGATTGCCTTTTGAGTATTTCTTGGCCGTGTTTTTTTGTTTATGAAAACAGTGGAGCGAACAGTGGTCCATTTCTATCTGATGTCAAGCTGTTCTGGCCAGCAGTACTGATGGCTTCGTCTGCATGTCATGCTGGTGCATCCATAATCAAGGTGAAATGTACTAATCTGTGTACTAGTAATGAACCTATCAGTTATCTTAActcttatttattttattctatggCAGGAATTTGTTTTTATTGATGGTGCAAAACGCCTTAAGGTTAGTAATAATTCTATTATCAGGTAGGCAGCACAGTAGTTGCTGCTTTGGTTTTATTTTGTTGAAATGAAAAACAGAGAGTACTACCAACTGATAAAAATAGTGGCAGGGGAATGCATGTGAAAATATCATTTAATAAACACCTAGTTTGTTTGTCTTATTTCAAGCAGTTGGTTCTGTGCTTTTTATACAGGGAAAGAGGCCTGACATATTTGTGGTCAACTCCTTTGGGTCAGGTTTTCAGGTAAAACAAATGCTTATCTTCTTTTTGTTCACTGCGGGTTTAGTAGTCAGTAATGAAACCAGGAGCGGCACTCACCTTACAATGATATGGATCTTAATGATCGCTGTTGTACTAGTTATTATTCTTCACTTAGctatcctttttttctctcctgtttgtTTACCTGAAATCTGATATCTTGGACTACACAGGCCCTGTTTGTCTtcctactccttccgtttctgTCTAACTTAAAAGGCATCCCGTTGGCTGAGCTTCCTGCATACATAAACCGTGGTGCAGCATGCTTTCTGAATATTGGAGGTAATCTGAAGGGTGAGTATTTCTGCATGTAGTACCTTCAGATGCTAGATAAGTTGAGCTTTGTCACATAAAATCTGCACTTTTATGAAGAAATATTCTCCTGGATGGTGAAATTGGTCAGGTATGCATTGATCCCAGGCTTGTAAAACACTTACTAGTTATTGCAATTTGGATGTTCAGGGTCCCAATCTCTGTCACCTTGACTGCTGATTAGTACCCTGTCCGTCTTTAAGAAGGACACCTTGGAAACCTTTTGCTGCATGTGAAAGAGGTTAACTGCATAAAAACAATGTCGTTGGGTTTGTCTTGCAGAGTACTTTCACAATATGCTGTTTTTATCATTTTTCTAGTGCATTATGGTAAAAGACCTATCTAAAATCGTTTATCGGAGATGgtaagaagtaaaaaaaaacttgtggaCAAACAGAATAAAAGACTCCATCACTCCACGATGAAACACATGCACTGTAGCCTTTCTGTAAAGATGTTAAAATCATGTACTGATGGTTTAAGTTTTCAGATTGCCATGGAGCTCCTTTGCTGCCACTGCTCTTCATAGCTATGAACATGGCCTTCAACATTTCTGTTTTAAATCTGGTGAAGATGTCTACTGCACTGGTTGCTTCGCTAACAGCAACTTTAGCAGGTATAGTTGTGTGCGGTCATTTTCTTAGGAAACGAATGCTAAAGTATTGGCTTCAACTAGGTGTTTTTGGAAATTGAAACATCTATGACCCGTGCATATCATTTTGTAGGTTTGTGCAGATATGATTTACATGCGTGCAAACACATTGCTAGAGAACTTGTCACGAGTAGATATGATTCGGCCTGGTCGGTCTTGTTCATTTCATTTCTAACTTTTACATTTCTGCTTGCCTTGCAGTTCCTCTTTCCATCTATGTGTTGTCACTACCTCTGCCATACATTCCTGGTGGGACAAATTTAAGCACTTCATTTTTGGTTGGTGCTGCTATCTTAGTTCTTGGGTTACTCCTATACAATCTTCCTAAAAAATTAGCCGGCCGAATGAAGACCGACTAATCTATACCAAGTCAAATACAAGGATGACAGGAAACTTTTGATGCCCCATGTTGATACAAAGATTATAATTCCGTTTCGTTGCCAACCAGCAGCAAAAATTTGTACAGAACTTCTGAagagcgcctcgccgccgtgctaCTGCAGTTCCTCAGCCTGTGTGACTTCAACCAGAAAGCGCCTAGTTTCGAGTACTTAGGaactccttttttttgttttttgttttgtgcCACAGCTACTTTCAGCCTTTCATAGGTTTTACTCACATGCTTCCAGGTAAGTCACGAATTTTAATTTGCTCAGTTAGGATAGGATTTAGCTCAAATGTAATGGTTTTTATATGGGTATTCGGTATTCCCTATACTGGTTTTAGCTATCTCCCTGTTTATATTTTGAGTTTTCGTATAACAGGCAAAGTTGGTTTTCATGAAACTCAAGTAGTTTGGAAAACTGCTTGTTATAAAGTTTTACCCTAATATAAGAAGATGCCTGTTCTAACATTTATGTGTGTTCATTTCTCAGTAATTGTCGTTATCAGCGAATACATGGTTAATTCTATGCCACatattatgaatttttaaacatGAATGAAAGCCACTGCCCAGAGGTTATTATATTTCCTCACCGGATTGCTTCTGCTTGTACACGTCGATTGCCAAGCTAGTTAGCCGCCAACGGAAACGGTTGGTTAATGATTCTCCGAGCATATCGTCAGCAAACGCAAACAGAAAGGTCTGGCTTACTAGTATAGTACTCCTATACTTTTGCATCAAAATCGAAAGCCAAGTAAACTTCTTGAATCAAGTTCAGAGAACGTTGACAAGACGGAGCTAGTTGCTTCACCCGTTGTCCAAGTGTGTCGTACTTTGGTTCTCTCCCCACCATCACCTGAATATTTTCAAGCGACgcgacgaaaaaaaaaaaatcggagcAGCAGGCGTCGCCGTTACGTTGAAAGGAACAGTAGCTACAGAAACACTGCAACATGCCATATTAACATGACAAAAGACACACACAACGCATGATTTATCCTTGGCAGGAAAACCCGAGAGTTTGCGCAAGAAACCTCTTCACGATAACGGAATTATTCGTATTGCTGATCCGATGATTGGATATTTATCTTGATTATCTTGGACTGCACTGGACAGTTCAGTCACGAGGGAAATGCACCATCTATGTCGATTGCTGCCAAATACTCCGTCATGAGCCTCAT from Oryza glaberrima chromosome 3, OglaRS2, whole genome shotgun sequence carries:
- the LOC127766904 gene encoding protein CLT2, chloroplastic-like, whose amino-acid sequence is MPMALLLSSPPRPSLRRVTRWSAASLSPRASLPSPRRVGLAVAAASWDGAGRWRVETTTTRARAAARAGASGEGGDGEVEGGGGTGIAAAAAATVVLAVMNRVLYKLALVPMRNYPFFLAQATTFGYVIVYFSILFIRYHAGIVTKEMLALPKSRFMLIGLLEALGVASGMAAAAMLPGPSIPVLSQSFLVWQLILSVLILGRKYRANQIFGCLLVTAGVILAVASGANSGPFLSDVKLFWPAVLMASSACHAGASIIKEFVFIDGAKRLKGKRPDIFVVNSFGSGFQALFVFLLLPFLSNLKGIPLAELPAYINRGAACFLNIGGNLKDCHGAPLLPLLFIAMNMAFNISVLNLVKMSTALVASLTATLAVPLSIYVLSLPLPYIPGGTNLSTSFLVGAAILVLGLLLYNLPKKLAGRMKTD